In Eublepharis macularius isolate TG4126 chromosome 4, MPM_Emac_v1.0, whole genome shotgun sequence, the following are encoded in one genomic region:
- the PPP1R10 gene encoding serine/threonine-protein phosphatase 1 regulatory subunit 10 isoform X2, protein MGSRPIDPKELLKGLDCFLGKDGEVKTHEGITKIFNLMKDAQKMVSRCIYLNILLQTRTQDILSKFINTGGYKLLNTWLTSSKASNNVPLLQQILLTLQHLPLKVDHLKQNNTAKLVKQLSKSSEDEELRRLASILVSDWMGVIRSQSSSQPTERDKKKRKEESKSKAAVQEKPQEAKSEAKPEETPEKKKEKPKSLRTTAPSHAKFRSTGLEMETPSLIPIKKNASAAVTSEKYNLKPIPLKRQSTSIPAGENPPAEKKYKPLNTTPNSTKEIKVKIIPPQPMEGLGFLDALNSAPVPGIKIKKKKKVLSPTAAKPSPFEGKPAPETSAAKPSSPELNPASESMDVDRPGTPVPAVEVPEPMETSSSEQGGLLDPKPAESPVDSTQLTKKGKKKKTVSWPEESKLREYFYFELDETERVNVNKIKDFGEAAKREMLKDREAFETARRLSHDAMEEKIPWIYPKPIDLPTPLVQPGSGSQEKFTQAEREKGILQEIFLSKESVPDSPHEPDPESYEPMPPKLIPLDEGGSNNHKTEDLMKQPDYSDKIKHLLGNLQGQPGPGPSGVPHGLLGPGPGPVPNGFPQGPKNMQHFAPGGPGPMPGPHGGPGGPNMPPGPGVPSGPRIMGPPPPQCNDGYWDPPDSGMRGGPHGGMRGGSPGPGPGPGPYHRGRGGREPPFRGRGGGRNSGPPNGRGGPPNSSMGGGHGGGHGGSGGHGGGHGGGGHGGHGGGGHPGDHSRGHPGGHPGDHSRGYPGDHGRGHPGGHPGDHGRGHPGDHGRGHPGDHGWGHGGGHGGDRSKRPVCRHFTMKGSCRYENNCAFYHPGVNGPPLP, encoded by the exons TTTAATGAAAGATGCTCAGAAGATGGTCAGTCGCTGTATCTACTTGAACATCTTGTTACAGACCCGGACACAAGACATCCTCTCAAA ATTCATCAATACTGGTGGCTACAAGCTCCTCAACACGTGGCTGACCAGCTCAAAAGCTTCTAACAATGTGCCTCTGCTTCAGCAGATCTTGCTCACACTGCAACACCTGCCCCTTAAAGTAGATCATCTGAAACAG AATAATACTGCCAAGCTGGTGAAACAGCTCAGCAAATCCAGTGAGGATGAAG AGCTTCGCAGGCTGGCTTCCATACTGGTCAGTGATTGGATGGGTGTTATCCGCTCTCAGAGTAGCTCACAACCCACAG AGCGAGAcaagaaaaagaggaaggaggagagtaAAAGTAAAGCAGCTGTTCAGGAGAAGCCTCAGGAGGCGAAATCAGAAGCCAAACCCGAGGAGACCcctgagaaaaagaaagaaaagccaaaGTCTCTCCGCACTACGGCACCCAGCCATGCCAAGTTCCGTTCAACTG GTTTGGAAATGGAGACTCCATCGCTCATTCCTATAAAGAAAAATGCCAGTGCAGCAGTCACCTCAGAAAAATACAACCTCAAGCCAATACCACTGAAGAGACAGAG CACGTCTATCCCAGCTGGGGAAAACCCACCGGCTGAGAAGAAATACAAGCCACTCAACACCACTCCAAATTCTACAAAAGAAATTAAAGTGAAGATCATCCCCCCACAAC CAATGGAAGGCTTGGGCTTTTTGGATGCCTTAAACTCTGCCCCTGTCCCAGGGATCAAGatcaagaagaaaaagaaagtccTGTCTCCAACAGCTGCTAAG CCAAGTCCTTTTGAAGGGAAGCCAGCCCCAGAGACCAGTGCTGCCAAGCCATCTTCTCCAGAACTGAACCCAGCATCAGAGTCCATGGATGTGGATAGACCTGGCACCCCAGTACCAGCTGTGGAGGTTCCTGAGCCCATGGAGACAA GCTCGTCTGAGCAGGGTGGATTGCTAGATCCCAAACCAGCGGAGAGCCCAGTTGATTCAACACAGCTAACAAAGAAgggcaagaagaagaagacagTGAGCTGGCCTGAAGAGAGTAAGCTGAGAGAGTATTTCTACTTTGAATTGGATGAAACAGAACGTG TCAATGTGAACAAGATCAAGGACTTTGGTGAGGCAGCCAAGCGAGAGATGCTGAAGGACCGGGAGGCCTTTGAGACTGCTCGTCGGCTCAGCCATGATGCTATGGAGGAGAAGATCCCTTGGATCTACCCAAAGCCCATCGACTTGCCGACCCCACTAGTGCAGCCAGGAAGTGGCAGCCAAGAGAAATTCACTCAAGCTGAACGTGAGAAAGGCATTCTACAGGAGATCTTTCTTTCAAAAGAGAG TGTTCCTGACAGCCCTCATGAGCCTGACCCAGAATCCTATGAGCCAATGCCACCCAAGCTCATCCCTCTGGACGAG GGTGGCTCAAATAATCATAAAACAGAAGACTTAATGAAGCAACCAGACTATTCAGACAAGATCAAGCATCTCCTGGGCAACTTGCAGGGCCAGCCTGGGCCAGGTCCTTCAGGAG TTCCACATGGACTCCTTGGACCAGGACCTGGACCAGTTCCTAATGGATTCCCACAAGGGCCAAAGAATATGCAGCACTTTGCTCCTGGAGGGCCAGGACCCATGCCTG GTCCACATGGAGGCCCCGGTGGCCCTAACATGCCCCCAGGCCCTGGCGTTCCAAGTGGGCCTCGAATTATGGGCCCACCTCCTCCTCAGTGTAATGATGGATACTGGGACCCTCCTGATAGTGGAATGCGTGGAGGGCCCCATGGAGGCATGAGGGGTGgcagccctggccctggccctggtcctgGCCCTTACCACCGTGGACGTGGTGGCCGAGAGCCCCCTTTCCGTGGGCGAGGAGGTGGGCGTAATAGCGGCCCCCCCAATGGCAGGGGTGGACCTCCTAACAGCAGCATGGGCGGCGGCCATGGAGGGGGACACGGAGGCAGTGGCGGCCATGGAGGGGGACACGGCGGTGGTGGCCATGGCGGTCATGGAGGAGGGGGACATCCAGGGGACCACAGCAGGGGACATCCAGGAGGCCATCCAGGGGACCACAGCAGGGGATATCCAGGGGACCACGGCAGGGGACATCCAGGAGGCCACCCTGGGGACCACGGCAGGGGACATCCAGGGGACCACGGCAGAGGTCACCCAGGGGACCACGGCTGGGGGCACGGAGGAGGCCATGGAGGAG ACAGGTCAAAGCGCCCTGTGTGCCGTCATTTCACGATGAAAGGCAGCTGTAGATACGAGAACAACTGTGCCTTCTACCATCCTGGGGTGAATGGGCCACCCTTGCCCTAG
- the PPP1R10 gene encoding serine/threonine-protein phosphatase 1 regulatory subunit 10 isoform X1 has translation MGSRPIDPKELLKGLDCFLGKDGEVKTHEGITKIFNLMKDAQKMVSRCIYLNILLQTRTQDILSKFINTGGYKLLNTWLTSSKASNNVPLLQQILLTLQHLPLKVDHLKQNNTAKLVKQLSKSSEDEELRRLASILVSDWMGVIRSQSSSQPTERDKKKRKEESKSKAAVQEKPQEAKSEAKPEETPEKKKEKPKSLRTTAPSHAKFRSTGLEMETPSLIPIKKNASAAVTSEKYNLKPIPLKRQSTSIPAGENPPAEKKYKPLNTTPNSTKEIKVKIIPPQPMEGLGFLDALNSAPVPGIKIKKKKKVLSPTAAKPSPFEGKPAPETSAAKPSSPELNPASESMDVDRPGTPVPAVEVPEPMETSSSEQGGLLDPKPAESPVDSTQLTKKGKKKKTVSWPEESKLREYFYFELDETERVNVNKIKDFGEAAKREMLKDREAFETARRLSHDAMEEKIPWIYPKPIDLPTPLVQPGSGSQEKFTQAEREKGILQEIFLSKESVPDSPHEPDPESYEPMPPKLIPLDEECSMDEATYEERLDPATASQSPDGAGGSKLPPVLANLMGSMGAGKNPQGPNPNLNVQEILTSIMGGSNNHKTEDLMKQPDYSDKIKHLLGNLQGQPGPGPSGVPHGLLGPGPGPVPNGFPQGPKNMQHFAPGGPGPMPGPHGGPGGPNMPPGPGVPSGPRIMGPPPPQCNDGYWDPPDSGMRGGPHGGMRGGSPGPGPGPGPYHRGRGGREPPFRGRGGGRNSGPPNGRGGPPNSSMGGGHGGGHGGSGGHGGGHGGGGHGGHGGGGHPGDHSRGHPGGHPGDHSRGYPGDHGRGHPGGHPGDHGRGHPGDHGRGHPGDHGWGHGGGHGGDRSKRPVCRHFTMKGSCRYENNCAFYHPGVNGPPLP, from the exons TTTAATGAAAGATGCTCAGAAGATGGTCAGTCGCTGTATCTACTTGAACATCTTGTTACAGACCCGGACACAAGACATCCTCTCAAA ATTCATCAATACTGGTGGCTACAAGCTCCTCAACACGTGGCTGACCAGCTCAAAAGCTTCTAACAATGTGCCTCTGCTTCAGCAGATCTTGCTCACACTGCAACACCTGCCCCTTAAAGTAGATCATCTGAAACAG AATAATACTGCCAAGCTGGTGAAACAGCTCAGCAAATCCAGTGAGGATGAAG AGCTTCGCAGGCTGGCTTCCATACTGGTCAGTGATTGGATGGGTGTTATCCGCTCTCAGAGTAGCTCACAACCCACAG AGCGAGAcaagaaaaagaggaaggaggagagtaAAAGTAAAGCAGCTGTTCAGGAGAAGCCTCAGGAGGCGAAATCAGAAGCCAAACCCGAGGAGACCcctgagaaaaagaaagaaaagccaaaGTCTCTCCGCACTACGGCACCCAGCCATGCCAAGTTCCGTTCAACTG GTTTGGAAATGGAGACTCCATCGCTCATTCCTATAAAGAAAAATGCCAGTGCAGCAGTCACCTCAGAAAAATACAACCTCAAGCCAATACCACTGAAGAGACAGAG CACGTCTATCCCAGCTGGGGAAAACCCACCGGCTGAGAAGAAATACAAGCCACTCAACACCACTCCAAATTCTACAAAAGAAATTAAAGTGAAGATCATCCCCCCACAAC CAATGGAAGGCTTGGGCTTTTTGGATGCCTTAAACTCTGCCCCTGTCCCAGGGATCAAGatcaagaagaaaaagaaagtccTGTCTCCAACAGCTGCTAAG CCAAGTCCTTTTGAAGGGAAGCCAGCCCCAGAGACCAGTGCTGCCAAGCCATCTTCTCCAGAACTGAACCCAGCATCAGAGTCCATGGATGTGGATAGACCTGGCACCCCAGTACCAGCTGTGGAGGTTCCTGAGCCCATGGAGACAA GCTCGTCTGAGCAGGGTGGATTGCTAGATCCCAAACCAGCGGAGAGCCCAGTTGATTCAACACAGCTAACAAAGAAgggcaagaagaagaagacagTGAGCTGGCCTGAAGAGAGTAAGCTGAGAGAGTATTTCTACTTTGAATTGGATGAAACAGAACGTG TCAATGTGAACAAGATCAAGGACTTTGGTGAGGCAGCCAAGCGAGAGATGCTGAAGGACCGGGAGGCCTTTGAGACTGCTCGTCGGCTCAGCCATGATGCTATGGAGGAGAAGATCCCTTGGATCTACCCAAAGCCCATCGACTTGCCGACCCCACTAGTGCAGCCAGGAAGTGGCAGCCAAGAGAAATTCACTCAAGCTGAACGTGAGAAAGGCATTCTACAGGAGATCTTTCTTTCAAAAGAGAG TGTTCCTGACAGCCCTCATGAGCCTGACCCAGAATCCTATGAGCCAATGCCACCCAAGCTCATCCCTCTGGACGAG GAATGCTCCATGGATGAGGCTACCTACGAGGAGAGACTCGATCCAGCCACCGCCTCGCAGTCTCCGGATGGAGCTGGGGGCTCCAAGCTGCCCCCGGTCCTGGCCAACCTCATGGGCAGCATGGGGGCAGGCAAGAACCCGCAGGGCCCCAACCCCAACCTCAACGTACAAGAGATCCTCACCTCCATCATG GGTGGCTCAAATAATCATAAAACAGAAGACTTAATGAAGCAACCAGACTATTCAGACAAGATCAAGCATCTCCTGGGCAACTTGCAGGGCCAGCCTGGGCCAGGTCCTTCAGGAG TTCCACATGGACTCCTTGGACCAGGACCTGGACCAGTTCCTAATGGATTCCCACAAGGGCCAAAGAATATGCAGCACTTTGCTCCTGGAGGGCCAGGACCCATGCCTG GTCCACATGGAGGCCCCGGTGGCCCTAACATGCCCCCAGGCCCTGGCGTTCCAAGTGGGCCTCGAATTATGGGCCCACCTCCTCCTCAGTGTAATGATGGATACTGGGACCCTCCTGATAGTGGAATGCGTGGAGGGCCCCATGGAGGCATGAGGGGTGgcagccctggccctggccctggtcctgGCCCTTACCACCGTGGACGTGGTGGCCGAGAGCCCCCTTTCCGTGGGCGAGGAGGTGGGCGTAATAGCGGCCCCCCCAATGGCAGGGGTGGACCTCCTAACAGCAGCATGGGCGGCGGCCATGGAGGGGGACACGGAGGCAGTGGCGGCCATGGAGGGGGACACGGCGGTGGTGGCCATGGCGGTCATGGAGGAGGGGGACATCCAGGGGACCACAGCAGGGGACATCCAGGAGGCCATCCAGGGGACCACAGCAGGGGATATCCAGGGGACCACGGCAGGGGACATCCAGGAGGCCACCCTGGGGACCACGGCAGGGGACATCCAGGGGACCACGGCAGAGGTCACCCAGGGGACCACGGCTGGGGGCACGGAGGAGGCCATGGAGGAG ACAGGTCAAAGCGCCCTGTGTGCCGTCATTTCACGATGAAAGGCAGCTGTAGATACGAGAACAACTGTGCCTTCTACCATCCTGGGGTGAATGGGCCACCCTTGCCCTAG